Proteins from a genomic interval of Cucumis melo cultivar AY chromosome 7, USDA_Cmelo_AY_1.0, whole genome shotgun sequence:
- the LOC103492901 gene encoding sister chromatid cohesion protein SCC2 isoform X3 — MEHVSSSTVPDRKVFEQRLHIRNQVEGDSRTTQSQKMEPETMPTNDTPISSSRKVKTKKKVRDETSSGRTGSSELQDNTLAKSCEFLEDFCGRAEIVDDDRDESEWLALPLTDLRMLVNEIMSIRSKKLLHLVPLDKLTRLLKVLDNQIHRAEGLSVEECEHSDSDAVATIFCALESIHASLAIMAHDQMPKLLYKEEIIERILEFSRRHIMDIMCAYDPSYRALHKVSENGVFEVNEDEEDGGYGSSTKKRRAVKTTKIRKPALNKVSNAVNTILQKMCTILGLLKDLLLIERLPDSCILQLVKTSFSTFLVDNIQLLQLKAIGLICGIFYSYTQHRNYLIDELVQMLFKLPSTKRALRAYHLPEEEQRQIQMITALLIQLVHYSANLPEALRQASDSHSIFEVSVDSSCPTKCHEAATEACCLFWTHVLQRFANVKTQDASEVKVMMENMVLDLLTTLNLPEYPASAPILEVLCVLLLQNAGLKSKDISARSMAIDFLGMIAARLKRDAVICATDKFWILQELGNKEDVGDQSYPKDVCSICLDGRVEKYILVCQGCQRLFHADCMGGTGRENEIPNRGWYCQICHCRKQLQVLQSYCKSQCKNDSEKRKDWSDKGSNALWLVSNIEIVQQLLLNYLQEVGSTDDFHLFVRWFYLCLWYKDDPKSEQKFIYYLSRLKSMAIVRDGGNTSSLLTRDSVKKITLALGQNNSFSRGFDKILHMLLASLRENSPVIRAKALRAVSIIVEADPEVLGDERVQLAVEGRFCDSAISVREAALELVGRHIASHPDLGFKYFEKISERIKDTGVSVRKRAIKIIRDMCTSNANFSEFTRACIEIISRVGDDESSIQDLVCKTFYEFWFEEPSCSQTQFFGDDSSVPLEIANKTEQIVEILRKMPNHQLLVTIIKRNLALDFLPQSTKAVGINPVSLTSVRKRCELMCKCLLERILQKVTSQVEERSNMDTEVRALPYVLVLHAFCVVDPMLCAPASNPSQFVVTLQPYLKSQVDNRVVAQLLESIIFIIDAVLPLLRKLSPNVAEDLEQDLKHMIVRHSFLTVVHACIKCLCSLSKIAGKGAWVVEYLIQMFFKRLDSQGIDNKQLVGRSLFCLGLLIRYGSPLLSNSSNKNVDITKSLSLLKMYLQTEDLVIRVRALQALGFVLIARPEFMLQEGVGKIIEESLSSGSDVRLKMQALQNMYDYLLDAEGQMGTDEAGDGAGPDTVESGQSVPVAAGAGDTNICGGIVQLYWERILGRSLDLNGQVRQIALKIVEVVLRQGLVHPITCVPYLIALETDPHEANAKLAHHLLMNMNEKYPTFFESRLGDGLQMSFIFIQTISRGSDNANKKIQSKGSSNLKSRSDSSSLTQARLGVSRIYKLIRANRVSRNNFISSIVRKFDNPRMNDSMIPFLMYCAEILALLPFTFPDEPLYLIYAINRIIQVRGGALQEEIKALSVHLLQRNTQNVTYENGMIQPPQPGLFSDNIVLSDMNGSVELDQPRPFCNFTLMDLNQQIPPESAAHHELNNNNSTLEGKLHNISSMDSFSISKDDLQKIQTMSLSSIALQLLLKLKRHLKIVYCLNDARCQSFNPNEPPKPGEFLSKQNVPYDISETCTTLPTSYQEFMQRYQDFKNTLRDDAFDYSTYTANIKRKRPTVRKGRKSTIGGDDDDNDDDEDWSGGKRLSNSGRKSSYSMRGSRQR; from the exons ATGGAGCATGTCTCCAGCAGTACAGTACCTGATAGGAAAGTTTTTGAGCAAAGACTACATATTAGAAATCAAGTTGAAGGAGACTCTAGAACAACTCAAAGTCAAAAGATGGAACCTGAAACTATGCCTACTAAT GATACGCCAATCTCATCTTCTAGAAAAGTAAAAACTAAGAAGAAAGTCCGAGATGAAACTTCTTCTGGTAGAACTGGCTCTTCTGAGCTTCAAG ACAACACCCTTGCAAAATCTTGTGAGTTCTTAGAGGACTTTTGTGGTAGAGCTGAAATTGTCGATGATGATCGTGATGAATCAGAGTGGCTGGCTCTTCCTCTTACTGATCTTCGAATGCTTGTCAATGAAATAATGTCCATACGTTCGAAGAAACTTCTTCATTTGGTTCCTCTAGATAAGCTGACGAGGCTGTTGAAGGTTTTAGATAATCAGATTCATAGAGCAGAAGGATTGTCTGTTGAAGAATGTGAACAT TCAGATTCAGATGCGGTTGCAACCATCTTTTGTGCTTTGGAGTCCATACATGCATCTCTGGCAATAATGGCTCACGACCAAATGCCAAAGTTGCTTTACAAAGAAGAG ATCATTGAGAGAATTCTAGAGTTCTCCCGACGTCACATAATGGATATTATGTGTGCTTATGATCCTTCTTATCGTGCATTGCATAAAGTCAGTGAAAATGGTGTGTTTGAAG tcaatgaagatgaagaagatggtGGCTATGGTTCATCGACTAAGAAACGTCGTGCTGTTAAGACTACTAAAATTAGGAAGCCTGCACTCAACAA GGTATCTAATGCTGTTAATACTATTCTTCAGAAGATGTGCACCATTCTCGGTTTACTTAAGGATTTGTTGTTAATAGAGAGGTTACCAGATAGCTGTATTCTTCAATTAGTGAAAACAAGCTTTTCTACTTTTTTGGTGGACAATATTCAGCTCCTGCAACTTAAGGCAATTGGTTTAATTTGTGGG ATATTTTATTCATATACACAACATCGTAACTATTTGATAGATGAATTAGTTCAGATGCTCTTCAAATTGCCATCCACGAAACGAGCTTTAAGGGCGTATCATCTACCAGAAGAAGAACAACGTCAAATTCAAATGATTACTGCCTTGTTGATTCAGTTAGTACATTATAGTGCAAACCTCCCTGAAGCTTTGAGGCAAGCATCAGATAGTCATTCCATCTTTGAAGTTTCAGTTGACAGTAGTTGCCCAACCAAATGCCATGAAGCAGCTACAGAGGCATGCTGTCTTTTCTGGACTCATGTACTTCAGCGGTTTGCTAATGTGAAGACTCAAGATGCATCTGAAGTGAAAGTAATGATGGAAAATATGGTTTTGGATCTACTCACAACATTAAATTTACCTGAATATCCTGCATCAGCTCCTATTTTGGAG GTTCTTTGTGTGTTATTACTTCAAAATGCCGGACTGAAATCTAAAGACATCTCTGCTCGTTCTATGGCCATTGATTTTCTTGGCATGATTGCTGCAAGGTTGAAACGTGATGCAGTCATTTGTGCCACAGACAAGTTTTGGATATTGCAAGAGTTGGGAAATAAAGAGGATGTTGGTGATCAGAGTTACCCTAAAGATGTCTGTTCTATTTGCTTGGATGGCAGGGTCGAAAAGTATATCCTTGTCTGTCAAGGTTGTCAGAGGTTATTTCATGCAGATTGCATGGGAGGAACTGGAAGGGAAAATGAAATTCCTAATCGGGGCTGGTACTGCCAAATTTGTCATTGCAGAAAACAACTTCAAGTCTTACAATCATATTGCAAATCCCAGTGCAAGAATGATAGTGAGAAGCGGAAAGATTGGTCAGATAAAGGTTCCAATGCTTTGTGGCTTGTTTCAAACATTGAAATTGTTCAGCAGTTGCTTCTGAATTACCTCCAGGAAGTTGGTTCCACAGATGATTTTCATCTATTTGTTCGCTG GTTCTATCTCTGCCTGTGGTACAAAGATGATCCAAAATCTGAGCAGAAATTTATTTACTATCTCTCTAGACTGAAATCTATGGCAATAGTGAGGGATGGCGGCAATACTTCCTCCTTATTGACTAGGGATTCAGTTAAGAAAATTACTCTCGCACTAGGACAAAATAATTCTTTCTCTAGAGGTTTTGATAAGATTCTTCACATGCTTCTG GCAAGTTTAAGGGAAAATTCTCCAGTAATTAGGGCCAAGGCTTTACGAGCG GTCAGTATAATTGTTGAAGCTGATCCAGAGGTATTGGGAGACGAACGTGTGCAACTGGCTGTGGAAGGAAGGTTTTGTGATTCTGCGATATCTGTCAGGGAAGCAGCTTTGGAACTTGTTGGCAGACATATTGCCTCACATCCTGATCTTGGTTTTAAG TATTTTGAAAAGATTTCTGAGAGAATCAAAGATACCGGAGTTAGTGTGAGGAAACGAGCCATCAAAATCATTCGAGATATGTGCACTTCAAATGCAAATTTCTCAGAGTTTACTAGGGCATGCATAGAGATCATTTCTCGAGTTGGTGATGATGAGTCAAGTATTCAG GATCTTGTTTGCAAGACATTCTATGAGTTCTGGTTTGAGGAGCCTTCCTGTTCACAAACTCAGTTCTTTGGTGATGATAGCTCAGTTCCATTAGAGATAGCCAATAAAACTGAGCAAATTGTTGAAATATTGAGGAAAATGCCAAATCATCAACTTCTTGTGACTATTATTAAGAGAAACTTAGCCCTCGATTTTTTACCACAATCAACTAAGGCTGTTGGTATCAACCCTGTTTCCCTCACATCAGTTCGCAAGCGATGCGAGTTGATGTGTAAGTGCTTACTGGAAAGGATATTGCAG AAAGTTACCTCTCAGGTGGAGGAGCGAAGTAACATGGACACAGAAGTGCGGGCACTTCCATATGTATTGGTCTTGCACGCCTTTTGTGTTGTGGATCCAATGCTCTGTGCACCTGCATCCAACCCATCCCAGTTTGTGGTCACTCTCCAACCTTACCTCAAGAGCCAG GTTGATAATCGAGTGGTTGCCCAGTTACTCGAGAGTATCATATTCATAATTGATGCAGTCTTGCCCTTGCTTCGAAAATTATCTCCAAATGTTGCTGAAGATCTAGAACAAGACTTGAAACACATGATTGTTAGGCACTCCTTCTTGACAGTTGTACATGCTTGCATCAA GTGTCTTTGCTCTTTAAGTAAGATAGCAGGTAAAGGTGCATGGGTCGTGGAGTATCTTATTCAGATGTTTTTTAAACGTTTGGATTCTCAAGGGATCGATAACAAACAG CTAGTAGGACGCTCACTCTTCTGTCTTGGATTACTTATTCGTTATGGTAGTCCTTTGTTGAGCAATTCTAGCAATAAGAATGTTGATATTACAAAGAGCCTCAGCTTGTTAAAGATGTACCTGCAGACGGAGGATTTGGTTATTAGGGTTAGAGCGCTGCAG GCTTTGGGATTTGTTCTTATTGCGAGGCCTGAATTTATGCTTCAAGAAGGTGTTGGGAAAATTATAGAGGAATCATTGTCATCTGGTTCTGATGTTCGTCTTAAG ATGCAAGCATTGCAAAATATGTATGATTACCTTCTTGACGCGGAAGGTCAAATGGGAACAGATGAAGCTGGTGATGGAGCTGGCCCTGACACTGTGGAGAGTGGCCAAAGTGTACCTGTTGCTGCTGGTGCCGGAGATACCAACATTTGTGGTGGTATTGTTCAGTTGTATTGGGAAAGGATTCTGGGACGAAGCTTAGATTTAAATGGCCAAGTTCGTCAAATTGCCCTCAAG ATCGTGGAAGTGGTGCTTCGCCAAGGTCTTGTCCATCCAATTACTTGTGTTCCGTATCTTATCGCGCTTGAAACAGACCCCCATGAGGCAAATGCAAAGCTGGCTCACCACTTATTGATGAATATGAATGAGAA GTACCCAACATTTTTTGAGAGCCGCCTGGGGGATGGTCTTCAAATGTCATTCATTTTCATTCAAACTATCAGCCGTGGTTCTGACaatgcaaataaaaaaattcaatccAAGGGCTCTAGCAATTTGAAAAGTAGATCTGACAGTAGTTCATTGACTCAAGCAAGACTTGGAGTTTCTCGAATTTACAAGCTCATACGGGCCAACCGTGTTTCAAGGAACAATTTTATATCTTCCATTGTGCGAAAGTTTGACAACCCACGGATGAACGACTCTATGATACCTTTCCTTAT GTACTGTGCAGAAATACTTGCATTGTTACCATTTACATTCCCCGATGAGCCCTTATATTTGATTTATGCTATTAATCGAATAATACAAGTAAGAGGAGGAGCACTTCAAGAAGAGATCAAAGCATTGAGTGTTCATTTGTTACAACGGAATACCCAGAATGTTACATACGAAAATGGAATGATTCAGCCTCCACAACCTGGGTTATTTTCTGATAATATAGTTTTATCAGATATGAATGGGTCAGTGGAGCTTGATCAACCTCGTCCTTTTTGCAATTTCACGTTGATGGATCTGAATCAGCAAATCCCACCAGAGTCAGCTGCCCATCAtgaattgaataataataattctacATTGGAGGGAAAACTCCATAACATTTCCTCTATGGATTCGTTTAGTATCTCAAAAGACGATCTTCAGAAGATTCAG
- the LOC103492901 gene encoding sister chromatid cohesion protein SCC2 isoform X4 produces MAHDQMPKLLYKEEIIERILEFSRRHIMDIMCAYDPSYRALHKVSENGVFEVNEDEEDGGYGSSTKKRRAVKTTKIRKPALNKVSNAVNTILQKMCTILGLLKDLLLIERLPDSCILQLVKTSFSTFLVDNIQLLQLKAIGLICGIFYSYTQHRNYLIDELVQMLFKLPSTKRALRAYHLPEEEQRQIQMITALLIQLVHYSANLPEALRQASDSHSIFEVSVDSSCPTKCHEAATEACCLFWTHVLQRFANVKTQDASEVKVMMENMVLDLLTTLNLPEYPASAPILEVLCVLLLQNAGLKSKDISARSMAIDFLGMIAARLKRDAVICATDKFWILQELGNKEDVGDQSYPKDVCSICLDGRVEKYILVCQGCQRLFHADCMGGTGRENEIPNRGWYCQICHCRKQLQVLQSYCKSQCKNDSEKRKDWSDKGSNALWLVSNIEIVQQLLLNYLQEVGSTDDFHLFVRWFYLCLWYKDDPKSEQKFIYYLSRLKSMAIVRDGGNTSSLLTRDSVKKITLALGQNNSFSRGFDKILHMLLASLRENSPVIRAKALRAVSIIVEADPEVLGDERVQLAVEGRFCDSAISVREAALELVGRHIASHPDLGFKYFEKISERIKDTGVSVRKRAIKIIRDMCTSNANFSEFTRACIEIISRVGDDESSIQDLVCKTFYEFWFEEPSCSQTQFFGDDSSVPLEIANKTEQIVEILRKMPNHQLLVTIIKRNLALDFLPQSTKAVGINPVSLTSVRKRCELMCKCLLERILQKVTSQVEERSNMDTEVRALPYVLVLHAFCVVDPMLCAPASNPSQFVVTLQPYLKSQVDNRVVAQLLESIIFIIDAVLPLLRKLSPNVAEDLEQDLKHMIVRHSFLTVVHACIKCLCSLSKIAGKGAWVVEYLIQMFFKRLDSQGIDNKQLVGRSLFCLGLLIRYGSPLLSNSSNKNVDITKSLSLLKMYLQTEDLVIRVRALQALGFVLIARPEFMLQEGVGKIIEESLSSGSDVRLKMQALQNMYDYLLDAEGQMGTDEAGDGAGPDTVESGQSVPVAAGAGDTNICGGIVQLYWERILGRSLDLNGQVRQIALKIVEVVLRQGLVHPITCVPYLIALETDPHEANAKLAHHLLMNMNEKYPTFFESRLGDGLQMSFIFIQTISRGSDNANKKIQSKGSSNLKSRSDSSSLTQARLGVSRIYKLIRANRVSRNNFISSIVRKFDNPRMNDSMIPFLMYCAEILALLPFTFPDEPLYLIYAINRIIQVRGGALQEEIKALSVHLLQRNTQNVTYENGMIQPPQPGLFSDNIVLSDMNGSVELDQPRPFCNFTLMDLNQQIPPESAAHHELNNNNSTLEGKLHNISSMDSFSISKDDLQKIQTMSLSSIALQLLLKLKRHLKIVYCLNDARCQSFNPNEPPKPGEFLSKQNVPYDISETCTTLPTSYQEFMQRYQDFKNTLRDDAFDYSTYTANIKRKRPTVRKGRKSTIGGDDDDNDDDEDWSGGKRLSNSGRKSSYSMRGSRQR; encoded by the exons ATGGCTCACGACCAAATGCCAAAGTTGCTTTACAAAGAAGAG ATCATTGAGAGAATTCTAGAGTTCTCCCGACGTCACATAATGGATATTATGTGTGCTTATGATCCTTCTTATCGTGCATTGCATAAAGTCAGTGAAAATGGTGTGTTTGAAG tcaatgaagatgaagaagatggtGGCTATGGTTCATCGACTAAGAAACGTCGTGCTGTTAAGACTACTAAAATTAGGAAGCCTGCACTCAACAA GGTATCTAATGCTGTTAATACTATTCTTCAGAAGATGTGCACCATTCTCGGTTTACTTAAGGATTTGTTGTTAATAGAGAGGTTACCAGATAGCTGTATTCTTCAATTAGTGAAAACAAGCTTTTCTACTTTTTTGGTGGACAATATTCAGCTCCTGCAACTTAAGGCAATTGGTTTAATTTGTGGG ATATTTTATTCATATACACAACATCGTAACTATTTGATAGATGAATTAGTTCAGATGCTCTTCAAATTGCCATCCACGAAACGAGCTTTAAGGGCGTATCATCTACCAGAAGAAGAACAACGTCAAATTCAAATGATTACTGCCTTGTTGATTCAGTTAGTACATTATAGTGCAAACCTCCCTGAAGCTTTGAGGCAAGCATCAGATAGTCATTCCATCTTTGAAGTTTCAGTTGACAGTAGTTGCCCAACCAAATGCCATGAAGCAGCTACAGAGGCATGCTGTCTTTTCTGGACTCATGTACTTCAGCGGTTTGCTAATGTGAAGACTCAAGATGCATCTGAAGTGAAAGTAATGATGGAAAATATGGTTTTGGATCTACTCACAACATTAAATTTACCTGAATATCCTGCATCAGCTCCTATTTTGGAG GTTCTTTGTGTGTTATTACTTCAAAATGCCGGACTGAAATCTAAAGACATCTCTGCTCGTTCTATGGCCATTGATTTTCTTGGCATGATTGCTGCAAGGTTGAAACGTGATGCAGTCATTTGTGCCACAGACAAGTTTTGGATATTGCAAGAGTTGGGAAATAAAGAGGATGTTGGTGATCAGAGTTACCCTAAAGATGTCTGTTCTATTTGCTTGGATGGCAGGGTCGAAAAGTATATCCTTGTCTGTCAAGGTTGTCAGAGGTTATTTCATGCAGATTGCATGGGAGGAACTGGAAGGGAAAATGAAATTCCTAATCGGGGCTGGTACTGCCAAATTTGTCATTGCAGAAAACAACTTCAAGTCTTACAATCATATTGCAAATCCCAGTGCAAGAATGATAGTGAGAAGCGGAAAGATTGGTCAGATAAAGGTTCCAATGCTTTGTGGCTTGTTTCAAACATTGAAATTGTTCAGCAGTTGCTTCTGAATTACCTCCAGGAAGTTGGTTCCACAGATGATTTTCATCTATTTGTTCGCTG GTTCTATCTCTGCCTGTGGTACAAAGATGATCCAAAATCTGAGCAGAAATTTATTTACTATCTCTCTAGACTGAAATCTATGGCAATAGTGAGGGATGGCGGCAATACTTCCTCCTTATTGACTAGGGATTCAGTTAAGAAAATTACTCTCGCACTAGGACAAAATAATTCTTTCTCTAGAGGTTTTGATAAGATTCTTCACATGCTTCTG GCAAGTTTAAGGGAAAATTCTCCAGTAATTAGGGCCAAGGCTTTACGAGCG GTCAGTATAATTGTTGAAGCTGATCCAGAGGTATTGGGAGACGAACGTGTGCAACTGGCTGTGGAAGGAAGGTTTTGTGATTCTGCGATATCTGTCAGGGAAGCAGCTTTGGAACTTGTTGGCAGACATATTGCCTCACATCCTGATCTTGGTTTTAAG TATTTTGAAAAGATTTCTGAGAGAATCAAAGATACCGGAGTTAGTGTGAGGAAACGAGCCATCAAAATCATTCGAGATATGTGCACTTCAAATGCAAATTTCTCAGAGTTTACTAGGGCATGCATAGAGATCATTTCTCGAGTTGGTGATGATGAGTCAAGTATTCAG GATCTTGTTTGCAAGACATTCTATGAGTTCTGGTTTGAGGAGCCTTCCTGTTCACAAACTCAGTTCTTTGGTGATGATAGCTCAGTTCCATTAGAGATAGCCAATAAAACTGAGCAAATTGTTGAAATATTGAGGAAAATGCCAAATCATCAACTTCTTGTGACTATTATTAAGAGAAACTTAGCCCTCGATTTTTTACCACAATCAACTAAGGCTGTTGGTATCAACCCTGTTTCCCTCACATCAGTTCGCAAGCGATGCGAGTTGATGTGTAAGTGCTTACTGGAAAGGATATTGCAG AAAGTTACCTCTCAGGTGGAGGAGCGAAGTAACATGGACACAGAAGTGCGGGCACTTCCATATGTATTGGTCTTGCACGCCTTTTGTGTTGTGGATCCAATGCTCTGTGCACCTGCATCCAACCCATCCCAGTTTGTGGTCACTCTCCAACCTTACCTCAAGAGCCAG GTTGATAATCGAGTGGTTGCCCAGTTACTCGAGAGTATCATATTCATAATTGATGCAGTCTTGCCCTTGCTTCGAAAATTATCTCCAAATGTTGCTGAAGATCTAGAACAAGACTTGAAACACATGATTGTTAGGCACTCCTTCTTGACAGTTGTACATGCTTGCATCAA GTGTCTTTGCTCTTTAAGTAAGATAGCAGGTAAAGGTGCATGGGTCGTGGAGTATCTTATTCAGATGTTTTTTAAACGTTTGGATTCTCAAGGGATCGATAACAAACAG CTAGTAGGACGCTCACTCTTCTGTCTTGGATTACTTATTCGTTATGGTAGTCCTTTGTTGAGCAATTCTAGCAATAAGAATGTTGATATTACAAAGAGCCTCAGCTTGTTAAAGATGTACCTGCAGACGGAGGATTTGGTTATTAGGGTTAGAGCGCTGCAG GCTTTGGGATTTGTTCTTATTGCGAGGCCTGAATTTATGCTTCAAGAAGGTGTTGGGAAAATTATAGAGGAATCATTGTCATCTGGTTCTGATGTTCGTCTTAAG ATGCAAGCATTGCAAAATATGTATGATTACCTTCTTGACGCGGAAGGTCAAATGGGAACAGATGAAGCTGGTGATGGAGCTGGCCCTGACACTGTGGAGAGTGGCCAAAGTGTACCTGTTGCTGCTGGTGCCGGAGATACCAACATTTGTGGTGGTATTGTTCAGTTGTATTGGGAAAGGATTCTGGGACGAAGCTTAGATTTAAATGGCCAAGTTCGTCAAATTGCCCTCAAG ATCGTGGAAGTGGTGCTTCGCCAAGGTCTTGTCCATCCAATTACTTGTGTTCCGTATCTTATCGCGCTTGAAACAGACCCCCATGAGGCAAATGCAAAGCTGGCTCACCACTTATTGATGAATATGAATGAGAA GTACCCAACATTTTTTGAGAGCCGCCTGGGGGATGGTCTTCAAATGTCATTCATTTTCATTCAAACTATCAGCCGTGGTTCTGACaatgcaaataaaaaaattcaatccAAGGGCTCTAGCAATTTGAAAAGTAGATCTGACAGTAGTTCATTGACTCAAGCAAGACTTGGAGTTTCTCGAATTTACAAGCTCATACGGGCCAACCGTGTTTCAAGGAACAATTTTATATCTTCCATTGTGCGAAAGTTTGACAACCCACGGATGAACGACTCTATGATACCTTTCCTTAT GTACTGTGCAGAAATACTTGCATTGTTACCATTTACATTCCCCGATGAGCCCTTATATTTGATTTATGCTATTAATCGAATAATACAAGTAAGAGGAGGAGCACTTCAAGAAGAGATCAAAGCATTGAGTGTTCATTTGTTACAACGGAATACCCAGAATGTTACATACGAAAATGGAATGATTCAGCCTCCACAACCTGGGTTATTTTCTGATAATATAGTTTTATCAGATATGAATGGGTCAGTGGAGCTTGATCAACCTCGTCCTTTTTGCAATTTCACGTTGATGGATCTGAATCAGCAAATCCCACCAGAGTCAGCTGCCCATCAtgaattgaataataataattctacATTGGAGGGAAAACTCCATAACATTTCCTCTATGGATTCGTTTAGTATCTCAAAAGACGATCTTCAGAAGATTCAG